AAGTATAATTTAGCAATATTTGCAGGTATAATGGGAGAAAATCTTAAATTACAAAAAATATTACTTATATGTAAAAATTCTAAATTAAAGCTTTCTACATCTAAAAAATTATTCTTTCCTATAGAAAATTTGTTTAGAGCAGATTTAGAAGAAAACAAGTTCATGCTAGTTGTTTACTCAAATCAAAATACACTAAATAGCATCAAGGATGCTGTAAAAAAATTAAGAGATGAAAATATAGTAGAATGCGAAATATTTGAAATTACTGTGACAAAAAGATATTATAGAGATATATCATGCTTTGATTTTAATAAGAATACTTGGATTTGTGATAAACTTATACAGCTAAACAAGAAAGGAAAAGAGATAAGACCGGATGAGGAAGATATAAATCTTGTAGTTAAATTGCAAGTTAATCCAAGTATTCCTTATTATCTATCACCTCACTATATTCATGTCAAGCATGTAATTCAAGGATTCATGTATACTTTAGGTAATAATGACATAATATTAGATATTATAACCGATAAGGAAATTGTTCATCCAAACACTTTATGGACGGCAAAAATAAGTAACGGTTATTTAATGGAAATTCATACAAATTATAAAAATTTAGACGAAATTTTACAAAAAATAAAAGATAATTCAAAAGAAATTTTTATAGTTCCTAAAGCTCCTTCTTATGCAGAAGGATATACTATACCTTACGAAATTTTTAAAAGCAAAAAGTGGGAATTTCCCAAAATAATCCTAAAGTAATAATGAAAGATTTTTATAATTTTGGTGTAGATTCATGTTATGTTTTGGGAAGATTTTAGAGAGTTAGTTCCAATTACTAAAAATTATATTTATCTTAATCATGCAGCACTTTCTCCTACACCATTACCTGTACTATATGAATCATTTAGATATCTCTATGAAGTAAGCAGAACTGGAACTATTGCGGATAATGAAGAAGAAAAAGATGAATTCTTTCAAATAAGAAAAAATATATCAAATTTAATAAAAGCAGATCCTTTAGAAATTTCACTTATACCTAATACAAGTTTTGGAGTTAATGAAGTAGCACACGGGCTTGAATACGATGAGAAATCTAACGTAGTAACTGACAGCCTAGAGTTTCCTGCAACAGTTTATCCTTTCCTTAAACTAAAGAACGTGGAAAAGAGAATAGTGAAATCCTCTCCTTATGACATCGAAGATAAAATACTAGAAAACATTGACGAAAACACTAAATTAATATCAATAAGTCACGTTAGTTTTAATACGGGAGTAAGAATAGATATCCAAAAAATTGTGGGAAAAGCTAAGAAAGTTGGCGCATTAGTTTTATTGGATATAATACAAAGCGCTGGGGCAGTAAAAATAAACGTCAAGGACTTTGACGTGGACTTTGCTGTAGCTGGAGGGTATAAATGGTTAATGTCACCTCAAGGATCTGGATTTATGTACATAAGAAAAGGTCTTCTGGAAGATCCTCCATTTTATGGATGGAAATCTGCAAAAAATTACTTAGAATTTGATCCTAATAAATTTGAACTAGAAAAAGGACCAAGAAGAATTGAAATAGGAACAATAGATATTGCAGCAGACCTTGGTTTATCTAAATCTGCAGAAATTATTAGTAAGTACGAGAATGAAATAGAAAAGAGAGTTTTAGAACTCTCAGCTTACGCGATAGATCTAGCAGAAGACAAAAAATTTCATATAATAACTCCTAAGGAAAAAAGAGCAGGAATAGTTGTAATAAAAGTTAATAACCCTAAGGAAATTTCTGCTCGCTTAGCCCATAAAAATATAATAGTTTCTCCTAGGGGAGAAGGAATTAGAATATCAACTCACTTTTACAATACAGAAGAAGAAATTGAAAAAACAATTAACTCAATTTCTCAAGAAGCTTCATAGTCCTTTCAAAGGCATCTTTTGCTTTTTCTGCAATATCTTTAGGCACTACCACTTTTGTTACCTCATTCTCTAGGGAGTTCTTTATCTTCTCTAATGTTATCATTGCCATATATGGACATCTTGCACAAGCACAAGCTTCAGTACTTATTAATGGATAGAACGTCTTATCTGGAACTTGAAGTTTTAATGCATTTAACATTCCTATCTCAGTAGCTACTACAAATTCCTTATATTTGCTTTCCTTAGCAAAATTTATCATTTGATTAGTAGATCCTACAAAATCTGCAGCTTGTAAAATTTCTAATGGGGACTCAGGATGAGCCATTAATACAGCGTTAGGATATCTTTTTCTTGCCATTTCTACAAATTGCTTAACATAAGAAGCATGAACTAAACATCTACCATTAGGTGGAACTTTAACTATCTTCTTTCCAGTCTTTTTCTCAACATAATTTGCTAAATTTGCGTCCGGACCAAATAGTACAACTTCAGAGTCAAGAGCTTTTACAATTTTTACTGCAGTGGAGGAGGTAACTATATAATCAGCTAAGGCTTTAGCATATATGCTAGTATTTATATATAATACTACGGGTGCATTTGGATACTCTTCCTTAAATTTCTTTAATGTTTCCACGTCTAATGCATCAGAAAGTGTACATCCAGCCTTAGGATCTGGCGATAAGACTAATTTACCTTGATTCAGGGCAGCGGCTTGTTCTGCCATAAAGTATACTCCAGCGAATACTATAATGTCCGCATTAGTTCTCATTGCTTTTACCGCAAGATCGTAAGAATCTCCTGTAAAATCTGAAACTAATTGTACACCATAGTCCATATAGTTGTGTCCTAAAATAATTGCATTCTTCTGTTTCTTTAACTCCTTTATTCTCTTGATTAGCTCAGTATAATCTACCATAATCCGAACACATGTTCGATTGTGAAAACTAATTTAAAAACTTTTTTACCGAATAAAACAACTCTTCTAGGTCTTCCATGATCCTTACAAGTAAGCTGTACAATACTTCTTCGTCTACTTTAGATAGATTTTTGATTATATTCGCTATGTCAATTAATTCTTGTAATAGATAGGAATCTATAATATTATTTTTAAATAATTCCAAAAATAATTCTTCATCATCGCTCTTATTAATAAGCTTCCTTGCCTCACCTAGCACTTCATTGTATAACTCAATAATCCCTTCTTTTACTTCTGATTTTAATTCACTGTTTGATTTGAACTCATCTAATGTCACTTTAGTTCCTTTTTCTACTTTTCTATAAGCTTCCCAAAACACGTAAGAATTTTATCTATCAAGATATATAGAGTTATCATGATAAAAGAAGTATTAGGAAGCTTTGCTGAAAACCTTAAGACTGCAAAGAATTACTCTTTCATCCTTGTTATAGCTACAACGGACGTAAGCTTAATTCCAGGCATAACAGTTGCAGGAGCTTCGCCGGAATTAACTCATTTTACGCCTGCGGCAGATTCTGAATTTCTACTATTGGGAAAATGCAAGGTAATAAACACTGTTCCTATAACTCCAGATGGAATTCCTACTCCAGCCCTGGTAAGCAGAGCTTCTCTATCGTTCACTAAAGTCTCTAAGCTAGTTGTAAATGCAGGAAGTAAGATCTTACCAAAAATTCCTTACATAGATATTGGAGGAAAGCCAGGAGGAGATATCAGAAAGTACTCATTAGATTTAGAAACTGCCGAAAGAATACTTGAGAATTCAACAATTTTAGGAGAAGAATTTTCCAATTCATTTGATCTCTTAGTTATAGGAGAATCTATTCCTGCCGGAACTACTACTGCAATGGCAGTATTACAAGGCCTAGGATATGATGCAATAGATAAAGTAAGTTCAGCGTCGCCTAGTAATCCCAAAGAGTTAAAGAAGAAGATTGTTTTAGATGCATTAAGAGATCTTCCTAAGGATTCACTAAGAAAGATTGCAAAACTAGCAGATCCTATGCTGATTTCTGTTGCAGGAATTTCTCTAGGATTTAAAGGTAAGATTTTACTGGCCGGAGGTACTCAAATGACTGCGGCTGCAGGTATAATAAAGGAATTCAATAAAGAGAAATTAAAAGATGTAGCAATAGGGACCACTAAATGGATAGTCAATGATAAATGCTCAGATATAGTTGCATTAGCTAAACAAGTTGGTATAAATTTAATTTATGCAGATTTAGATTTCTCTATTTCTAAACATCCCGGAATAAGAGTTTATGAGAAAGGATATGTAAAAGAAGGTGTAGGGGCAGGAGGAGCCTCAATACTTGCAATGAATAATGGAGCTAAAAATGAGGATATAGTTAAGAAGGTTGATGAAATGTACTCAGAATTGCTTATAAGTAAGAGCTAGGAAAATAAATTACATGGAGTACGATTTTTTAACTACTAGAGAGAAGATTTTTTACATCTTAATGTATTCCGACGAACCTCTAACTGCAAAGCAAATTATGAAAATTTTAGGAATAAAAAAGGAGAAAGAAGTTTATTCTCATATTTACCACCTAGCTAAATCATCAAAGAGAAAAGATTATGTTATAGTAATGTTTCCTCCAGAATGCGAAGACTGCGGATATGTCTTTAAATTGGAAGTTCCTAAAAAACCCAGTAAATGCCCCATTTGCAAATCGGAGAGAATAAAGCCTCCAAGCTTTTTAATAAGGAAAAAAGGAAAAATTAATGAATGAAAGCAGTTTTTGTTGATATGGGAGAAACTCTAGTAAAATTTACGCCGAGATATTATGAGGCAGTAGCTAATGCAATCAAGGAGAAAGGATTTGATGTAAGTGATAGGGAAGTTTTTAGAGCATTAATGCAACAGCTAGGCACTCATCACTTTCCTCATCCAGAAATAGGAGGTTTATCAAGCATTGATTTCAAAGACTTGTTCTACAGGCTAGGATTAGTAGCTGATGAAAAGACTATTAAAGATTTAGAACGTAAAACTTATCTCTCCAATAACTACGAACTCTTTGATGATGCAATACCGTTTTTAGAGGAAATTAAGGAAGTAGGATTAAAAATCATCCTAGTAAGCAATGCTACATCAAGTATTCATAAAATAATCAGGGAGCTTAATTTAACAAAATATCTTGATGGAATAGTTGCCTCCTGCGATTTAGGGGTAATGAAACCGCACCCTAAAATCTTTTACTATGCAAAAAGAATGGCAGGTGGAGAGGGAATTCATATAGGAGATGTCTATGAAATAGATATAGTAGGTGCTAGAAGGGCTTTTCTTGACGCTATACTATTGGACAGGTTTAATTATTATCCAGAGATTAAGGAAAATAGGGTGAATAGTCTATTGCAGGCCGCAGAATTGATAAAAGAGAAGTTGAAGTACTAGTAAGTAAAATTCCTCCGCATCCTAATCCTAAAATTTTTCTAGAACAATATTTAACTCCGCCAGAACTTGTCGCAGACATTGTATGGTTAGCATTTCTTAGAGGTGAGATTAAGGGTAAAAAAGTAGCAGATTTAGGTTGCGGTACAGGGAGATTTTGTGCTGCTGCGAGCTTTTTAGGTGGTTATTGTATTTGTATCGAAATCGATAATGAAAGCCTTATGTTAGCTAGAAAAACGTTTAAGGAATTAGGAATAGATGCTGATTTTGTTAATATAGATGTTGAACACTTTTATTCTCAAACAAAATTTGACACAATTCTTGAGAATCCTCCCTTTGGAGTTAAAAGAAAAGGATATGATTTAATCTTTTTAAATTCAGCTCTCGACCTATCTAAGAATGTAGTGTACTCAGTTCATAAGACCAATGAAAGATCAGAGAAGATAATTAGAAACCTTGCAAGCAAAAAAGGTTTTTCTTACGAACTATTGACTACTAATTTCGAAATAGGATACTATTATCCTTGGCATAAAAACAATATTCATAATTTTTTAGTCGATATTTATCTTTTTAAGAAAATAATTTGACTCGACCATTTCTAGTAAAGAAATAACTCCTTTACCGTTTTCTTCATCTAAGACTAAATCTGCAATCTTTTTAATTTCATCTAATGCATTTGCTACTGCAACTTTAAAATCGGCAACATTAAATAAAGGAATATCGTTTTGACTATCACCTACGGCTATAATTTTACCGTTAAACTTTAGAATTTTTATAAGCTCTAACAAGCCTTTACCTTTATCCATATTTTTAGGCATAATCATTGCATCATTTCTGTTCCATTCTACTCTAGCACAATCAAATTTTAATTTGTTACCAAAATTTACTGCATTATCAAGATAAATGATGATTTTCCCAACAGAATATCTTAAGCCTAATTTTTCTAATTTTTCAATTATTTTTTCCCTTATCTCAAACCATTCCTTATCTACTAAATATACTTCCTTCTCCCCTATAAGTAAAAGGGGACCATTTTCTAAAACCCAAGCAGTAGGAGTTAATCCGTTAGCTAATACATTAATGAACCTCTTTTCTCTTCCTGTAACAACTACAAATGGATATTTCTTAGAAAACTCATTAACTTTGCTCTTTACGTCGTCTGAAATTATAAAGCCGTTCTTTTCATTAGCAAGAGTTCTATCGTAATCTGAAGCTACCAAAAACAATTCTTACTCACCAAACTTATAACCTAATTCTTCTAAAACTTTTTTCATCTTTAATGCATCATTCTCGAGCTCAGGACTTTCACAGACTAATGTTATTGAAATATCTCTTTTCATTATTTCTCTTGCTAATGGCTCAAAAGGTGGAGTATTATAAATTATAGACCTATGAACATCGACGTATTTGCCATTCCTTATTTCTAAGCCTTCAAAATGGGAATTAATATGTGCTAAGCCAAGTTCCTTAATTAGTCTGTCTAAAATTTCCCCGTAATCTATTTGACCCCCTTGTCTGGCAAAAGTGTGAGCCCAATCTATATAGGGAATTACTAGTTTATCAAGTTCTTTTGATATCGAAATAACTTCATCTAAAGTGCCTATTGCTGTTTCCTTAGCCATTGTTTCTATTCCGAATTTTACACTAGTTACTCCCAATTCCTTAGACTTGTCTAACACATCTCCTAAACCAGATTTAACTTCATCTAAACATTCATCTCTCCTAGATTTTTTACCATAAAATGCTATATGTATTGCTATAGCATCTGCACCCATTGCCTCTGCTCTAGTTGCAGTTTCTATTATTCTATTTTTAGATGCTTCTATTTTTTCTTTCTCTTCTGAGCATAAATTTATATAGTATGGAGCATGGACTGATAATCTCACGCCTATACTTTTAGCCACTTCTCCTACTTCTCTAGCCTTATCAACGCTCATCTTCACTCCTTGTACAAACTCCACTTCCATAGCGTTGAGACCTAACTCTTTAACTTTTTTTACTCCTTCAACAGTACTTTTGCCCTTAGCAGATAAAGGAATACCCGCAGTGCCTAAGTAAATTTTCGGCATAAAAAGAGTCTTACGCTCTAAAAATTTAAGTTAAATTACAGATTAGTTATAGACTTATTTAATGTATTTTCCTTTTCTCTTAATAATTCTAAGATAGCATTTGTCATTATTCTTTGATCAAAGTCTTCAGAAGTATTAGTCCTTACTTGGTTAACTATTGAATCGGCTATAGGCTGGAGAGTAAGTGACATTATTATTGCAGACAATTCTTTTATGAACGCGGACTTTATAATAATTTTCTCTGCTTCTGATTTACTGGAACTTTCATTATCTACAATTTCTCTAATCTTTTGAAGAATATTATTACTTGCTTCTTCTATGGCTTCTGCAATTACTGGCTCAATTATTTTCTTATATTCTACTTCACCAGAAGATACAAACGAGACTGTGTCAACAAGAATTTGGATTCTCTTATTTAATGAACTTGCTATTTCGTTACTTATTATTTCGTTTATTTTATCCTTTATTGACTGAGGAATCTTATACTCTACGGATTCTACTGATATACCTACACCTGTTTTTTCTGCTATAAACTCTATTAGAGTCTTGGCATTTATCCCTACGCTCCTAAATTTTGCAGCAGCTAACGGGCATAAAGTTACTAAGTTTTGATATTTCTCACCTAAAGCCTTAGCCATCATATCCGATCTTTTACCTATATTCTTCTCTAGTATTGCACCAGAGCATCCTTCTATTTTCTTTACTTTAAACCCTTTATCTCTAAGCCTTTTTATTATGTCATCTGCATATGTTGATGAGAAACAAGCTACATGAAGTGTTATTTCATCATTTCCCTCAAACTGTATTGATTTTAATAACCTTATCTCTATAGGAGTAGTTTCTGCTTCAATATTAACTCCTGCGAATTTAGCGTATTCTTTATAAGCTTCAGAAAAGGCCTTATAATCTTCAGGAGTTATGGTAATTAACTCTGATATATTTTTCATTTTTTCTAAATTATTCTTCATTATTTCAGTCAGATCTTTTCCGTTTCCGCTTATATATTGTAAAAATCCGCTATCGTTAGATGTATTAAATAGTTTCACTTTTATTCCAAGCTTTTTCAGTAACTCTAACGCAGAAAATAAAACTGAAGGATTTTCAATAACATAATTACCTAGCCATAACCCTATTTCACTATTTTCATCAATAATATCATTATATTTAGCAGGAATTGGAGTATCTGGAACGTTCTCCTCTGGAATCTTTCTTGCAACTAAACTATTCAATTTGATTAAAAGCGTTGAAATAGGTATCTTAGCAGGACAAACTCCATCACATAATCCGCACTTATGACAACCGGAAATTTCGGCTATCGCACTATCTGGAATATCAACTGAATTATGTAACTCATAATAGCTTATTACTCCCCTAGTAAAATCAAACATTCCTTTTGGAGCATAAGGCCATTGAGGTATTAGCTTAAATTGAGGACATACAGTTACGCACATTGCACAGTCTATGCAAGTTATTGCATAATCTACAAAGATATCAAGGTAACGTTTAGCGACATTATACCCATCTATTTCTCCTCCAGGCATTAACGCTTTAGCAAAACCTATTCCAAACCTGAACCTTAAAGCCTCCTGTTGCTTTCCTACTATTTCTAGTACGGCTTTTGCTCTGCTTTTTGGATCAAAAACTTTACCTGGATTAAATATCTCATTAGGATCCATCTCCTCTTTATATTTCTTTATTTCATCATATCTATCTACACCCAATTCTTGGAAAGTCCTACCCATAGCACTTAGTCTGTTCTTGGCATACTTGTGAACAAATATTCCTATGGAAAGCATTGAACCTCCTACTTTTACGTACTCTTCCATCATTAAAGTATTTTTAGCTAAATCGTAAATAATTTTCTTGTCAACAGGAGTTAAGGAAGCTTGAGTAAACGCATTAACTAGCAAGACTTCCCTTCTCTCTAGATCTATATCTAGATCAAATCCATTATCTACTGTAAGAGCACCTAATTTACCTATATTCTTCTCAAGACCTTCTATTAACTCTTTTATCTTAGTGTAGTGTAATAAACCGTGCTGATGAATTAATAATCCCTTAGTCCTTAATGCCGCATTTACGCCATGATTAAAAGACCACCATCCAGTCCATTCTCCTTCAAAGATCCTTCCTCCATAGGTTTGTGCTACCCTATATAATTTAGGCTCAACAATTGAAGACCTTGGCGAAGGATACAGAACTACCATATTCCACTTTCCTGGATCTAAAGAAGCTTTGAATTTCTCTGCAATATAACTTGATATTGCAGGTCCCCTAACTTGTATATGCCATGCTGGAATTACTTCCCTGTAAAACTCTCCTATTGCATTATAAGCCTTATCAAAGCTATCAAAGGATATTACCATAGCTTCTGTATTGCTGAATTGCCTTAATTTTATCCCAGCTTTAACAATTATTCCTGTAGTTCCTTCTGCCCCGCAAGCTATTGCCAGATCTTTTCCTTCTAAATGAACTAATTCGCCCTTAGGATTTATCATGTCTATGAAACTTATGTTATCACAAATGAAACCATACTCATAAGATCCTACTCCTAGGGAATCTCCAGCTATACCTCCGCCTGCTGTAGAATCATAGGATGAAGGAAACGTTCTTAATTGAAGACCTTTCTGTTGTGCTGCTATATCTATTAGCTTCCATGTTGCTCCAGGCTCTACTATAGCTATTTTATTTGCTTCGTCTACGTCTACTTTATCCATTTTAGAGAAGTCTATCAGTATACCGCCATCTGCAGGTATAGCGTTTCCATACCTATTTGTTCCCCTACCGTAAGGGGTTATTGGTACATTATATTTTAATGCTATTTTAACTAGGTC
This genomic interval from Acidianus sp. HS-5 contains the following:
- a CDS encoding aminotransferase class V-fold PLP-dependent enzyme encodes the protein MFWEDFRELVPITKNYIYLNHAALSPTPLPVLYESFRYLYEVSRTGTIADNEEEKDEFFQIRKNISNLIKADPLEISLIPNTSFGVNEVAHGLEYDEKSNVVTDSLEFPATVYPFLKLKNVEKRIVKSSPYDIEDKILENIDENTKLISISHVSFNTGVRIDIQKIVGKAKKVGALVLLDIIQSAGAVKINVKDFDVDFAVAGGYKWLMSPQGSGFMYIRKGLLEDPPFYGWKSAKNYLEFDPNKFELEKGPRRIEIGTIDIAADLGLSKSAEIISKYENEIEKRVLELSAYAIDLAEDKKFHIITPKEKRAGIVVIKVNNPKEISARLAHKNIIVSPRGEGIRISTHFYNTEEEIEKTINSISQEAS
- the nadA gene encoding quinolinate synthase NadA yields the protein MVDYTELIKRIKELKKQKNAIILGHNYMDYGVQLVSDFTGDSYDLAVKAMRTNADIIVFAGVYFMAEQAAALNQGKLVLSPDPKAGCTLSDALDVETLKKFKEEYPNAPVVLYINTSIYAKALADYIVTSSTAVKIVKALDSEVVLFGPDANLANYVEKKTGKKIVKVPPNGRCLVHASYVKQFVEMARKRYPNAVLMAHPESPLEILQAADFVGSTNQMINFAKESKYKEFVVATEIGMLNALKLQVPDKTFYPLISTEACACARCPYMAMITLEKIKNSLENEVTKVVVPKDIAEKAKDAFERTMKLLEKLS
- a CDS encoding phosphoglycolate phosphatase produces the protein MFLVASDYDRTLANEKNGFIISDDVKSKVNEFSKKYPFVVVTGREKRFINVLANGLTPTAWVLENGPLLLIGEKEVYLVDKEWFEIREKIIEKLEKLGLRYSVGKIIIYLDNAVNFGNKLKFDCARVEWNRNDAMIMPKNMDKGKGLLELIKILKFNGKIIAVGDSQNDIPLFNVADFKVAVANALDEIKKIADLVLDEENGKGVISLLEMVESNYFLKKINID
- a CDS encoding methyltransferase — encoded protein: MKGKKVADLGCGTGRFCAAASFLGGYCICIEIDNESLMLARKTFKELGIDADFVNIDVEHFYSQTKFDTILENPPFGVKRKGYDLIFLNSALDLSKNVVYSVHKTNERSEKIIRNLASKKGFSYELLTTNFEIGYYYPWHKNNIHNFLVDIYLFKKII
- a CDS encoding FAD-binding and (Fe-S)-binding domain-containing protein, which gives rise to MGIREELESRFGDNFSDSLVERLSHTVDMGFVPELIWSGIKINIIPDYVVYPKSTEDIIDLVKIALKYNVPITPYGRGTNRYGNAIPADGGILIDFSKMDKVDVDEANKIAIVEPGATWKLIDIAAQQKGLQLRTFPSSYDSTAGGGIAGDSLGVGSYEYGFICDNISFIDMINPKGELVHLEGKDLAIACGAEGTTGIIVKAGIKLRQFSNTEAMVISFDSFDKAYNAIGEFYREVIPAWHIQVRGPAISSYIAEKFKASLDPGKWNMVVLYPSPRSSIVEPKLYRVAQTYGGRIFEGEWTGWWSFNHGVNAALRTKGLLIHQHGLLHYTKIKELIEGLEKNIGKLGALTVDNGFDLDIDLERREVLLVNAFTQASLTPVDKKIIYDLAKNTLMMEEYVKVGGSMLSIGIFVHKYAKNRLSAMGRTFQELGVDRYDEIKKYKEEMDPNEIFNPGKVFDPKSRAKAVLEIVGKQQEALRFRFGIGFAKALMPGGEIDGYNVAKRYLDIFVDYAITCIDCAMCVTVCPQFKLIPQWPYAPKGMFDFTRGVISYYELHNSVDIPDSAIAEISGCHKCGLCDGVCPAKIPISTLLIKLNSLVARKIPEENVPDTPIPAKYNDIIDENSEIGLWLGNYVIENPSVLFSALELLKKLGIKVKLFNTSNDSGFLQYISGNGKDLTEIMKNNLEKMKNISELITITPEDYKAFSEAYKEYAKFAGVNIEAETTPIEIRLLKSIQFEGNDEITLHVACFSSTYADDIIKRLRDKGFKVKKIEGCSGAILEKNIGKRSDMMAKALGEKYQNLVTLCPLAAAKFRSVGINAKTLIEFIAEKTGVGISVESVEYKIPQSIKDKINEIISNEIASSLNKRIQILVDTVSFVSSGEVEYKKIIEPVIAEAIEEASNNILQKIREIVDNESSSKSEAEKIIIKSAFIKELSAIIMSLTLQPIADSIVNQVRTNTSEDFDQRIMTNAILELLREKENTLNKSITNL
- a CDS encoding TIM barrel protein, with amino-acid sequence MPKIYLGTAGIPLSAKGKSTVEGVKKVKELGLNAMEVEFVQGVKMSVDKAREVGEVAKSIGVRLSVHAPYYINLCSEEKEKIEASKNRIIETATRAEAMGADAIAIHIAFYGKKSRRDECLDEVKSGLGDVLDKSKELGVTSVKFGIETMAKETAIGTLDEVISISKELDKLVIPYIDWAHTFARQGGQIDYGEILDRLIKELGLAHINSHFEGLEIRNGKYVDVHRSIIYNTPPFEPLAREIMKRDISITLVCESPELENDALKMKKVLEELGYKFGE
- a CDS encoding HAD family hydrolase, yielding MKAVFVDMGETLVKFTPRYYEAVANAIKEKGFDVSDREVFRALMQQLGTHHFPHPEIGGLSSIDFKDLFYRLGLVADEKTIKDLERKTYLSNNYELFDDAIPFLEEIKEVGLKIILVSNATSSIHKIIRELNLTKYLDGIVASCDLGVMKPHPKIFYYAKRMAGGEGIHIGDVYEIDIVGARRAFLDAILLDRFNYYPEIKENRVNSLLQAAELIKEKLKY
- a CDS encoding transcriptional regulator, producing the protein MEYDFLTTREKIFYILMYSDEPLTAKQIMKILGIKKEKEVYSHIYHLAKSSKRKDYVIVMFPPECEDCGYVFKLEVPKKPSKCPICKSERIKPPSFLIRKKGKINE
- the cobT gene encoding nicotinate mononucleotide-dependent phosphoribosyltransferase CobT, which codes for MIKEVLGSFAENLKTAKNYSFILVIATTDVSLIPGITVAGASPELTHFTPAADSEFLLLGKCKVINTVPITPDGIPTPALVSRASLSFTKVSKLVVNAGSKILPKIPYIDIGGKPGGDIRKYSLDLETAERILENSTILGEEFSNSFDLLVIGESIPAGTTTAMAVLQGLGYDAIDKVSSASPSNPKELKKKIVLDALRDLPKDSLRKIAKLADPMLISVAGISLGFKGKILLAGGTQMTAAAGIIKEFNKEKLKDVAIGTTKWIVNDKCSDIVALAKQVGINLIYADLDFSISKHPGIRVYEKGYVKEGVGAGGASILAMNNGAKNEDIVKKVDEMYSELLISKS